From the Sinorhizobium garamanticum genome, one window contains:
- a CDS encoding substrate-binding domain-containing protein produces the protein MRSGMLKNRASAVTSLVGPVSALVLLVCAGPSMAQTSDLVSKTAFRVCADPANLPMSDRSGEGYENKIAELMASKLGLPLDYTWFPMATGFIRKTLQANTCDVVIGYAQGDELVLNTNHYYTSAYVLIVHSGGPLSGVTKLSDPLLKDKRIGIIAGTPPATHMARNGLLPKAKPYHLMVDRRYEDPADEMLADLKSGAIDAAILWGPIGAPVVKASHPDLKVTPLLQEPTLPKLFYRITMGVRQGEKVWERKLNSLIRRNQSEINTILTEAGVPLVNDMGTGPLKVSQ, from the coding sequence GTCCGTCAATGGCACAGACGTCGGACTTGGTGTCGAAGACAGCTTTCCGAGTCTGTGCCGATCCGGCCAATCTGCCGATGTCGGATCGCTCGGGCGAAGGGTACGAGAACAAGATTGCCGAGCTGATGGCGTCCAAGCTCGGACTGCCATTGGACTATACCTGGTTTCCAATGGCCACCGGCTTCATTCGCAAGACCCTGCAGGCCAATACCTGCGATGTGGTCATTGGCTACGCCCAGGGCGACGAGCTGGTATTGAATACCAACCACTACTACACCTCTGCATATGTACTGATCGTCCACTCGGGCGGTCCGCTGTCCGGCGTCACGAAGCTGTCTGATCCACTCCTCAAGGACAAGCGGATCGGCATTATCGCGGGAACCCCGCCGGCGACGCATATGGCGAGGAACGGACTGTTGCCCAAAGCGAAGCCGTACCATCTGATGGTCGATCGGCGTTACGAGGACCCGGCCGACGAGATGCTTGCCGACCTGAAGTCCGGCGCCATAGACGCAGCCATCCTCTGGGGGCCGATCGGTGCGCCCGTGGTCAAGGCGAGCCATCCGGACCTGAAGGTGACGCCGCTTTTGCAGGAGCCGACGCTGCCGAAGCTCTTCTACCGCATCACCATGGGCGTGCGGCAAGGCGAGAAGGTCTGGGAGCGCAAGCTGAACTCCCTGATCCGCAGGAATCAGTCTGAGATCAACACCATTCTCACGGAGGCGGGTGTGCCGCTGGTGAACGATATGGGGACAGGGCCGCTTAAGGTGTCACAATGA
- a CDS encoding ABC transporter substrate-binding protein, whose product MSNLRLALAVFCAAMLVALPLRAMEVKAAVLRIDRVVGPPISRLDAPPADLGFAGAMLGNEDNRTTGAFTDTDYTLKTQAVAPDKAAAALDALKAEGFGLITVIAEGDTLKALSDGAGPEVLLLNAGARDETLRDADCRANVLHVSPSRSMLSDSVIQFLMWKKWPRILLIHGSHPEDTLLAENYRKSAAKFGATIVEEREFVDTGGARRTDTGHVMVQKQIPAFTQDAEDYDVIIAADEAGVFAPYLPYHSWDPRPVAGSAGLRPVSWHAAHEAWGATQFQRRFEKLTGRNMREEDYQTWLAMRVIGEAVTQSGKTDPASVRAYALSEDFELAAFKGQKLTFRPWNGQLRQPILLTDGRVTVSVSPQDGYLHQHSPLDTLGIDAPETACHAFGG is encoded by the coding sequence ATGTCCAACCTACGGCTCGCGCTTGCCGTTTTTTGCGCGGCGATGCTTGTCGCGCTCCCTTTGCGGGCCATGGAGGTGAAAGCTGCCGTGCTCAGGATCGATCGCGTGGTCGGCCCGCCGATTTCTCGGCTCGATGCGCCGCCTGCCGATCTGGGTTTTGCCGGCGCCATGCTGGGTAACGAGGACAATCGGACGACTGGCGCCTTCACGGACACGGACTACACGCTGAAGACGCAGGCGGTAGCACCGGATAAGGCGGCGGCAGCGCTGGATGCGCTGAAAGCCGAAGGCTTCGGCCTGATCACGGTGATCGCCGAGGGCGACACCCTGAAGGCGCTGTCAGACGGGGCTGGGCCCGAGGTGCTGCTTTTGAATGCAGGCGCTCGTGACGAGACGCTGCGCGACGCAGACTGCCGCGCCAACGTGCTGCATGTCTCACCGAGCCGCTCCATGCTCAGCGATAGCGTTATCCAGTTCCTCATGTGGAAGAAGTGGCCGCGTATCCTCCTGATCCACGGCTCGCACCCCGAAGACACGCTTCTGGCAGAAAACTATCGCAAGTCGGCCGCGAAGTTCGGTGCGACGATCGTCGAGGAGCGCGAGTTCGTCGACACGGGCGGCGCCCGGCGCACGGATACCGGCCACGTCATGGTGCAAAAACAGATCCCCGCATTTACACAGGATGCCGAGGATTACGACGTGATCATCGCGGCCGACGAGGCCGGCGTCTTCGCACCCTACCTGCCTTATCACTCCTGGGATCCAAGGCCTGTGGCAGGATCCGCGGGCCTTCGCCCGGTGTCCTGGCATGCCGCCCATGAAGCCTGGGGCGCGACGCAGTTCCAACGCCGCTTCGAGAAACTGACCGGGCGCAACATGCGCGAGGAGGACTATCAGACATGGCTTGCCATGCGCGTGATCGGCGAGGCCGTGACGCAGTCCGGCAAGACCGACCCGGCGTCCGTGCGGGCCTATGCTCTTTCGGAGGATTTCGAGTTGGCGGCGTTCAAGGGGCAGAAGCTGACCTTCCGCCCGTGGAACGGGCAACTGCGCCAGCCGATCCTTTTGACCGACGGTCGGGTGACGGTGTCCGTTTCGCCGCAGGATGGCTACCTGCACCAGCATTCGCCGCTCGACACGCTGGGTATCGATGCACCCGAAACCGCTTGCCACGCCTTTGGAGGATAG
- a CDS encoding YVTN family beta-propeller repeat protein produces MLRSAVVFLSAAFMFAGPAEANKVFVTNERSNNVTVLDSQSWEVIATFPAGNRPRGITISPDGKELYVCASDDDTVRVFDPETYQELHTLPSGPDPELFALDPSGNPLYVANEDDNLVTVVDVKTRQVLAEIPVGVEPEGVAVSPDAKTIINTSETTNMAHFINASTYEIVHNVRVDQRPRYAEFTADGKKLYVSSEIGGTVSVIDLTAPEPAIAKKIGFAVPGILPEWLQPVGVKATKDGSRVFVALGPANRVAVIDASRDEVLDYLLVGQRVWQMAFTPGEEFLITTNGNSNDVSVIDVKEETVIQSVQVGEQPWGVVVAPN; encoded by the coding sequence ATGCTGAGATCCGCAGTGGTGTTTCTGTCAGCCGCTTTTATGTTTGCCGGCCCCGCTGAGGCCAACAAGGTCTTCGTGACCAATGAACGCAGCAACAACGTGACCGTACTCGACAGCCAAAGCTGGGAGGTGATCGCCACTTTCCCGGCCGGCAACAGGCCGCGCGGCATCACGATCAGCCCGGATGGCAAGGAGCTCTATGTCTGCGCCTCGGACGACGACACCGTCCGGGTCTTCGATCCTGAGACCTACCAGGAATTGCATACGCTGCCGTCGGGGCCCGATCCGGAACTATTCGCTCTCGATCCTTCAGGCAATCCGCTCTATGTGGCCAACGAGGACGACAATCTGGTGACGGTCGTGGACGTCAAGACGCGCCAGGTGCTGGCCGAAATACCCGTCGGCGTGGAACCGGAAGGCGTTGCGGTCAGTCCGGATGCGAAGACCATCATCAACACCTCCGAAACCACCAATATGGCGCATTTCATAAACGCCTCCACCTACGAGATCGTGCACAACGTGCGGGTAGACCAGCGCCCGCGCTATGCCGAATTCACGGCCGACGGCAAAAAGCTTTACGTCAGCTCTGAAATCGGCGGCACCGTTTCGGTAATTGATCTGACCGCGCCCGAGCCGGCGATCGCCAAGAAGATCGGCTTTGCCGTGCCGGGCATTCTGCCGGAATGGTTGCAGCCGGTGGGCGTCAAGGCGACCAAGGACGGCTCCCGCGTTTTCGTGGCGCTTGGCCCGGCCAACCGGGTCGCGGTGATCGACGCCTCGCGGGATGAAGTTCTCGATTACCTGCTCGTCGGGCAGCGCGTCTGGCAGATGGCATTCACCCCGGGCGAGGAATTCCTGATCACCACGAATGGCAATTCCAACGATGTCAGCGTCATCGATGTCAAGGAGGAAACGGTGATCCAGTCGGTTCAAGTCGGCGAGCAGCCCTGGGGGGTCGTGGTCGCCCCGAATTGA
- the gfa gene encoding S-(hydroxymethyl)glutathione synthase: MLKLHPSIDNGFPPASPDFQGGTLKCKCATNPVTVEIGAQTAHNHACGCTKCWKPDGATFAQIAVVSRDKVNVASGSEKLQIVDPSATIQRYACKDCGAHMYGRIENTKHPFYGLDFVHTELSDETGWSPPGFAAFVSSVIESGVSPDRMPDIRVRLTELGLPPYDCLSPALMDAIATHIAKQTGALPA, from the coding sequence ATGCTTAAGCTACATCCGTCCATCGACAACGGCTTTCCGCCTGCCAGTCCGGACTTTCAGGGTGGCACGTTGAAATGCAAATGCGCCACCAATCCGGTGACCGTTGAAATCGGCGCGCAGACGGCGCACAACCATGCCTGCGGCTGCACCAAATGTTGGAAGCCGGATGGCGCGACCTTCGCGCAGATCGCGGTTGTCAGCCGCGACAAGGTGAATGTCGCCTCAGGTTCAGAAAAGCTGCAGATCGTCGATCCAAGCGCGACGATCCAGCGTTACGCCTGCAAGGATTGCGGCGCGCACATGTATGGCCGGATCGAGAACACCAAGCATCCCTTCTATGGCCTCGATTTCGTCCATACCGAGCTCAGCGACGAGACCGGTTGGTCGCCGCCGGGATTCGCAGCCTTCGTATCTTCCGTGATCGAAAGCGGCGTCAGCCCCGACAGGATGCCGGATATACGCGTTCGCCTGACAGAACTCGGGCTGCCGCCCTATGATTGCTTGTCGCCGGCGCTGATGGATGCAATCGCCACGCACATCGCCAAACAGACCGGCGCCCTGCCGGCCTGA
- a CDS encoding thioredoxin family protein yields the protein MAATPPVCEFGWPAVDARLPGVDGATHSIFDQAGPKGLVVAFICNHCPYVKAVIARIVRDAVGLKTHGVGFVAISANDADSYPEDSFDNMKRFASQNALPFPYLYDEDQSVAKAYGAACTPDFFGFNKDMKLQYRGRLDASRKEIGPADLRRDLYEAMVMVALFGKGPAEQQPSIGCSIKWKVPPYQV from the coding sequence ATGGCCGCCACCCCTCCTGTCTGTGAATTCGGCTGGCCGGCGGTCGACGCAAGGCTTCCCGGCGTCGATGGCGCCACCCACTCCATATTCGATCAGGCCGGCCCGAAGGGGCTGGTCGTTGCCTTCATCTGCAATCACTGCCCCTATGTGAAAGCGGTGATCGCGCGGATCGTTCGGGACGCGGTCGGCCTCAAGACTCACGGTGTCGGCTTCGTGGCGATCAGCGCCAATGACGCCGACAGTTATCCGGAGGACTCGTTCGACAACATGAAGCGCTTCGCTTCGCAAAACGCCCTGCCCTTCCCCTATCTCTACGACGAGGATCAATCCGTCGCCAAAGCCTATGGTGCCGCCTGCACGCCAGACTTCTTCGGCTTCAACAAGGACATGAAGCTGCAATATCGCGGGCGACTGGACGCCTCGCGCAAGGAGATCGGCCCTGCCGATCTGAGGCGTGACCTTTACGAGGCCATGGTCATGGTCGCGCTGTTTGGCAAAGGGCCGGCGGAACAGCAGCCTTCAATCGGCTGCTCCATCAAATGGAAAGTTCCGCCCTATCAGGTCTGA
- the rpe gene encoding ribulose-phosphate 3-epimerase → MSEKTIIAPSVLSADFSRLGEEVETVCRAGADWIHLDVMDGHFVPNITFGPPVIKAIRGRTDKVFDCHLMIAPADPFLGAFADAGCDIITVHAEATTHLDRSLQAIRDLGCKAGVSLNPSTPETALEYVLDRLDLILLMTVNPGFGGQAFIPSVVEKVRRVKSMIGSRPIHIEIDGGVTPETAPLVAAAGADVLVAGSAVFKGGSEEAYAKNIAAIRAASDGAMKKAA, encoded by the coding sequence ATGAGCGAGAAGACCATCATTGCCCCCTCTGTTCTGTCGGCCGACTTCTCGAGACTCGGCGAAGAGGTCGAGACCGTCTGCCGGGCGGGTGCCGACTGGATCCATCTTGACGTGATGGACGGCCATTTCGTGCCAAACATCACCTTCGGGCCACCGGTCATCAAAGCAATCCGGGGCCGAACCGACAAGGTGTTCGACTGCCACTTGATGATCGCACCGGCCGACCCGTTTCTCGGCGCCTTCGCCGATGCCGGCTGCGACATCATCACTGTACATGCCGAAGCGACCACCCACCTCGACAGATCGTTGCAGGCGATCCGCGACCTCGGCTGCAAGGCCGGCGTGTCGCTCAATCCCTCGACGCCGGAGACCGCCCTCGAATATGTGCTGGACCGGCTCGACCTCATCCTCCTGATGACGGTCAATCCGGGTTTCGGCGGCCAGGCCTTCATCCCGTCCGTCGTCGAGAAGGTGCGGCGCGTGAAGTCCATGATTGGCAGCCGTCCGATCCACATCGAGATCGATGGCGGCGTGACACCGGAAACGGCGCCGCTCGTTGCCGCGGCCGGTGCGGACGTGCTGGTTGCCGGCTCCGCGGTGTTCAAGGGCGGCAGCGAGGAGGCCTACGCGAAAAACATCGCGGCCATCCGCGCGGCATCCGATGGCGCCATGAAGAAAGCGGCGTGA
- the cbbX gene encoding CbbX protein, translated as MAMPEALSGTENLPTSVDLAEEYRASGVAEVLDELDKELVGLKPVKRRIRETAALLLVERARRAMGLTHEAPSLHMSFTGNPGTGKTTVALRMANLLHRLGYIRKGHLVSVTRDDLVGQYIGHTAPKTKEILKKAMGGVLFIDEAYYLYRPDNERDYGQEAIEILLQVMENNRDDLVVILAGYADRMDRFFESNPGFRSRIAHHIDFPDYDDGELLSIAESMLSRQGYRFDAKATAIMSNYIARRRRQPHFANARSIRNALDRARLRQANRLFEESVGPVDAEQLSTITAGDISASRVFTMGEPNHPETSS; from the coding sequence ATGGCGATGCCGGAAGCTCTATCAGGCACCGAAAACCTGCCGACATCTGTCGACCTCGCTGAGGAATACAGGGCCTCCGGCGTCGCCGAGGTGCTCGATGAACTGGATAAAGAACTCGTCGGTCTGAAGCCCGTGAAGCGGCGAATCCGTGAGACCGCAGCCCTGCTGCTCGTTGAACGGGCCCGTCGTGCAATGGGCCTGACCCACGAAGCGCCGTCGCTGCACATGAGCTTCACCGGCAATCCAGGCACCGGCAAGACGACGGTGGCATTGCGCATGGCCAATCTGCTGCACAGGCTCGGCTATATCCGCAAGGGGCATCTGGTGTCGGTGACGCGCGATGATCTGGTCGGGCAATATATCGGCCATACCGCGCCCAAGACCAAGGAGATCCTGAAGAAGGCAATGGGGGGCGTGCTGTTCATCGACGAGGCCTATTATCTCTACCGACCGGACAACGAGCGCGACTATGGCCAAGAAGCGATCGAAATCCTGCTTCAGGTAATGGAAAACAACCGCGACGACCTGGTGGTTATTCTCGCCGGCTACGCCGACCGCATGGACCGGTTTTTCGAGAGCAATCCCGGCTTCCGCTCGCGCATTGCCCACCATATCGACTTCCCCGATTATGACGACGGCGAGCTCCTGTCGATCGCAGAAAGCATGCTGAGCCGTCAGGGCTATCGCTTTGACGCCAAGGCAACTGCTATAATGAGCAACTACATCGCGCGGCGCCGGCGCCAGCCGCATTTCGCCAATGCTCGCTCGATCCGCAACGCGCTCGATCGGGCTCGGCTGCGGCAGGCGAATCGCCTGTTCGAGGAAAGCGTAGGCCCGGTCGACGCCGAGCAACTCTCAACCATCACCGCTGGGGACATTTCCGCGAGCCGCGTGTTCACGATGGGTGAACCCAATCATCCGGAGACATCGTCATGA
- a CDS encoding ribulose bisphosphate carboxylase small subunit: MRITQGCFSFLPDLTDEQITAQVEYCLGKGWAIGVEHTDDPHPRNTYWEMWGNPMFDLKDAKGVMMELEDCRKAHPQDYIRLNAFDSSRGLETVTMSFIVNRPDNEPSLRMTRTESRGRSQRYAWETQR; the protein is encoded by the coding sequence ATGCGTATCACCCAAGGATGCTTCTCGTTCCTGCCGGATCTGACGGATGAGCAGATCACGGCACAGGTGGAATATTGCCTCGGTAAGGGATGGGCGATCGGCGTCGAGCACACCGACGACCCGCATCCCCGCAACACCTACTGGGAAATGTGGGGCAATCCGATGTTTGACCTAAAGGACGCCAAGGGCGTCATGATGGAGTTGGAGGATTGCCGCAAGGCCCATCCGCAGGATTACATCCGCCTGAATGCCTTCGATTCCAGCCGCGGCCTCGAGACCGTGACGATGTCTTTCATCGTCAACCGTCCCGACAACGAACCGAGCCTCAGGATGACCCGGACGGAAAGCCGCGGTCGCAGCCAACGCTATGCCTGGGAAACGCAGCGGTAG
- a CDS encoding form I ribulose bisphosphate carboxylase large subunit: MNADAKTEIKGKERYKAGVLKYAQMGYWNGDYEPKDTDLIALFRITPQEGVDPIEAAAAVAGESSTATWTVVWTDRLTACDQYRAKAYRVDPVPGTPGQYFCYVAYDLILFEEGSIANLTASIIGNVFSFKPLKAARLEDMRFPVAYVKTFKGPPTGIVVERERLDKFGKPLLGATTKPKLGLSGKNYGRVVYEGLKGGLDFMKDDENINSQPFMHWRDRFLYCMEAVNHASAVTGEVKGHYLNVTAGTMEEMYRRAEFAKELGSVIVMVDLIVGWTAIQSISEWCRQNDMILHMHRAGHGTYTRQKNHGISFRVIAKWLRLAGVDHLHAGTAVGKLEGDPMTVQGYYNVCRETKNEVDLERGIFFEQDWADIKKVMPVASGGIHAGQMHQLLDLFGDDVVLQFGGGTIGHPMGIQAGATANRVALEAMVLARNEGRDIAHEGPEILRAAAKWCKPLEAALDTWGNISFNYTPTDTSDFVPSVSVA; the protein is encoded by the coding sequence ATGAACGCCGACGCAAAGACAGAGATCAAGGGCAAGGAACGCTACAAGGCCGGCGTGCTCAAATACGCGCAGATGGGCTATTGGAACGGCGACTACGAGCCGAAGGACACCGATCTGATCGCGCTGTTCCGGATCACGCCGCAGGAGGGCGTCGACCCGATCGAGGCGGCCGCCGCGGTTGCCGGCGAAAGCTCGACGGCCACCTGGACCGTGGTATGGACCGATCGCCTCACGGCCTGCGACCAATATCGCGCCAAGGCCTATCGAGTCGATCCGGTACCCGGAACACCCGGACAATATTTCTGCTATGTCGCCTACGACCTTATCCTGTTCGAGGAAGGATCGATCGCCAACCTGACGGCGTCGATCATCGGCAATGTCTTCTCGTTCAAGCCGTTAAAGGCGGCAAGGCTCGAGGATATGCGCTTCCCCGTCGCCTATGTGAAAACCTTCAAGGGTCCGCCGACCGGCATCGTCGTGGAGCGCGAACGGCTGGACAAGTTCGGCAAGCCGCTGCTCGGCGCCACCACCAAGCCGAAACTCGGGCTTTCGGGCAAGAACTATGGCCGCGTCGTCTACGAGGGGCTGAAGGGCGGTCTCGATTTCATGAAGGATGACGAGAACATCAATTCGCAGCCCTTCATGCATTGGCGCGACCGCTTCCTTTACTGCATGGAGGCGGTCAACCATGCCTCCGCCGTCACTGGCGAGGTCAAGGGGCACTATCTCAACGTCACCGCCGGTACGATGGAGGAGATGTACCGCCGCGCCGAATTCGCCAAGGAACTCGGTTCGGTGATCGTCATGGTGGATCTCATCGTCGGCTGGACGGCAATCCAGTCGATCTCGGAATGGTGCCGACAGAACGACATGATCTTGCACATGCACCGGGCCGGCCACGGCACCTACACGCGGCAGAAGAACCACGGCATCTCCTTCCGCGTCATCGCCAAATGGCTGCGGCTTGCCGGTGTTGACCACCTGCATGCCGGCACTGCCGTCGGCAAACTCGAGGGCGACCCGATGACGGTGCAGGGTTACTACAATGTCTGCCGCGAAACAAAGAACGAAGTCGACCTTGAGCGCGGCATCTTCTTCGAGCAGGACTGGGCGGACATCAAGAAAGTCATGCCGGTTGCATCGGGCGGTATCCACGCTGGCCAGATGCACCAGTTGCTCGATCTTTTCGGCGACGACGTCGTGCTGCAGTTCGGCGGCGGCACGATCGGTCACCCCATGGGCATCCAGGCAGGAGCCACCGCCAATCGGGTCGCGCTGGAAGCCATGGTGCTTGCCCGCAATGAAGGCCGCGACATCGCCCATGAAGGTCCTGAAATCCTCAGGGCGGCGGCCAAGTGGTGCAAGCCGCTCGAAGCGGCCCTCGATACCTGGGGCAATATCAGCTTCAACTACACCCCGACGGATACCTCGGATTTCGTGCCGAGCGTAAGCGTCGCCTGA
- the fba gene encoding class II fructose-bisphosphate aldolase (catalyzes the reversible aldol condensation of dihydroxyacetonephosphate and glyceraldehyde 3-phosphate in the Calvin cycle, glycolysis, and/or gluconeogenesis) encodes MARITLRQLLDHAAEHTYGVPAFNINNMEQGLAIMEAARACDAPVILQASRGARSYANDIMLAKMMEALEQMYPDIPLCIHQDHGNNVATCLSAIQHGFTSVMMDGSLTEDAKTPADYAYNVAITAEVSRLAHMVGASVEGELGCLGSLETGHGEAEDGHGFEGALDRSQLLTDPEEAARFVAETEVDALAVAIGTSHGAYKFSRKPTGEVLAMDVIEKIHHRLPDTHIVMHGSSSVPQEWQDVFNAHGGEMRETYGVPVEEIVRGIRFGVRKVNIDTDLRLAAAAAFRRVADTSRSEFDPRKFLKPAMDAMSAVCKARFEAFGTAGNASRIKVVPIAEMARRYASGSLKPQTARSQAA; translated from the coding sequence ATGGCCCGCATCACGCTCCGCCAACTTCTCGATCATGCCGCCGAACACACCTATGGCGTACCGGCTTTCAACATCAACAACATGGAACAGGGCCTGGCGATCATGGAGGCGGCGCGCGCCTGCGACGCGCCTGTCATCCTCCAGGCCTCGCGCGGCGCGCGCTCCTATGCCAACGACATCATGCTCGCCAAGATGATGGAAGCGCTCGAGCAGATGTATCCCGACATCCCGCTCTGCATCCACCAGGATCATGGCAACAATGTCGCGACGTGTCTCTCGGCGATCCAGCACGGCTTCACCTCGGTGATGATGGACGGTTCGCTGACGGAGGATGCGAAGACGCCCGCCGACTACGCCTATAACGTCGCGATCACCGCGGAAGTAAGCCGCCTCGCCCATATGGTCGGTGCTTCGGTCGAGGGGGAACTCGGCTGCCTCGGCTCTCTTGAAACCGGCCATGGCGAAGCCGAGGACGGCCACGGCTTCGAAGGCGCGCTCGATCGTTCGCAACTCTTGACCGACCCGGAGGAAGCCGCCCGCTTCGTCGCCGAGACCGAGGTCGATGCGCTGGCAGTGGCCATCGGCACCTCGCATGGCGCCTACAAATTCAGCCGCAAGCCGACCGGCGAGGTGCTCGCCATGGACGTGATCGAGAAGATCCATCACCGGCTGCCGGACACCCACATCGTCATGCACGGCTCCTCCTCGGTGCCGCAGGAGTGGCAGGATGTCTTCAACGCCCATGGCGGCGAAATGCGCGAGACCTACGGCGTGCCGGTCGAGGAGATCGTGCGGGGCATCCGCTTCGGCGTGCGCAAGGTCAATATCGACACGGATCTGCGCCTGGCGGCTGCCGCCGCCTTTCGCCGCGTCGCCGACACGAGCCGCAGCGAATTCGATCCACGCAAGTTCCTGAAGCCCGCCATGGACGCCATGTCGGCCGTCTGCAAGGCCCGGTTCGAGGCCTTCGGCACCGCGGGCAACGCATCCCGCATCAAGGTCGTGCCGATCGCGGAGATGGCCAGACGCTACGCTAGCGGGTCGCTCAAACCCCAGACGGCGCGGTCGCAAGCCGCCTGA